From a region of the Oscillatoria sp. FACHB-1407 genome:
- a CDS encoding translation initiation factor, producing the protein MASKRTSSGSNSQPDSQRVVYREFGNAESAKALERGVPDLPPNQQQVRVQASRKGRKGKTVTVISGFQTTPETLTSLLKQLKAQCGAGGTLKESEIEIQGDHTQKIVQVLTQLGYKAKVSGGS; encoded by the coding sequence ATGGCTTCTAAACGCACTTCTTCCGGATCTAACTCTCAGCCTGATTCACAACGGGTGGTCTATCGTGAGTTTGGCAACGCTGAATCGGCTAAGGCGTTAGAGCGGGGTGTGCCGGATTTGCCTCCCAATCAACAACAGGTCAGAGTGCAGGCATCACGGAAGGGACGCAAGGGCAAAACAGTGACGGTCATTAGTGGGTTTCAGACTACACCGGAGACACTCACCTCATTGTTAAAACAACTCAAGGCTCAATGTGGGGCAGGCGGTACACTGAAGGAGAGTGAGATCGAAATTCAGGGGGATCACACTCAAAAGATTGTGCAAGTGTTGACACAGTTGGGCTACAAGGCAAAGGTGAGTGGTGGATCGTAG
- the trpB gene encoding tryptophan synthase subunit beta: MTLTPISPQSASAQSSVQRPDALGRFGQFGGKYVPETLMPALSELETAFEQYRNDPEFQQELQGLMRDYVGRPSPLYFAERLTQHYARPDGSGAQIYLKREDLNHTGAHKINNALGQVLLAKRMGKQRIIAETGAGQHGVATATVCARFGLNCIIYMGVHDMERQALNVFRMRLMGAEVRPVEAGTGTLKDATSEAIRDWVTNVETTHYILGSVAGPHPYPMLVREFQAIIGEETRSQCQTVWGGLPDILLACVGGGSNAMGLFHEFIDDPTVRMIGIEAGGEGVDSDKHAATLTRGRVGVLHGAMSYLLQDSDGQVIEPYSISAGLDYPGVGPEHSFLKDSGRAEYYSVTDKQALEGLQRLSRLEGIIPALETAHAIAYLETLCPQLTGNPRIVINCSGRGDKDVQTVAKILDLT, from the coding sequence GTGACTCTGACTCCCATTTCTCCCCAGTCTGCCTCGGCTCAATCTTCTGTTCAACGTCCTGACGCGCTTGGTCGGTTTGGTCAGTTTGGCGGCAAATACGTCCCCGAAACGTTGATGCCTGCCCTCAGCGAACTGGAAACCGCCTTTGAGCAATATCGCAATGATCCTGAGTTTCAGCAGGAGTTGCAGGGGTTGATGCGCGATTATGTGGGCAGACCCAGTCCCCTCTACTTTGCAGAACGGCTAACTCAACACTATGCCCGTCCCGATGGGAGTGGAGCGCAGATTTATCTCAAGCGCGAAGATTTGAACCACACGGGTGCTCACAAAATCAACAATGCGCTGGGTCAGGTATTGTTGGCAAAGCGAATGGGCAAACAACGCATCATCGCAGAGACAGGAGCAGGTCAGCACGGTGTCGCAACCGCAACGGTATGTGCGCGATTTGGGCTGAACTGCATCATTTATATGGGCGTTCACGACATGGAGCGGCAAGCCCTTAATGTCTTTCGGATGCGCCTCATGGGAGCAGAGGTGCGTCCCGTTGAGGCGGGCACCGGAACCCTCAAAGATGCGACCTCTGAAGCGATTCGTGATTGGGTGACCAACGTAGAGACGACGCATTACATCTTGGGATCGGTGGCTGGACCTCACCCCTATCCCATGCTAGTGAGAGAATTTCAGGCAATTATTGGAGAAGAAACGCGATCGCAGTGTCAGACCGTGTGGGGTGGGTTACCTGACATTCTCCTCGCGTGTGTCGGTGGCGGTTCCAACGCCATGGGGCTATTCCACGAGTTTATTGATGATCCTACCGTGCGCATGATTGGCATCGAAGCGGGTGGAGAAGGTGTTGACTCCGATAAACACGCAGCAACACTAACCCGTGGGCGCGTCGGGGTGCTACACGGGGCGATGAGTTATCTGTTGCAAGATAGCGATGGCCAGGTGATTGAGCCGTATTCCATCAGTGCCGGACTCGACTATCCGGGTGTGGGTCCAGAGCACAGCTTCCTAAAAGATTCTGGTCGCGCAGAATATTACAGCGTCACTGATAAACAGGCGTTAGAAGGGTTGCAACGGCTTTCTCGCTTAGAGGGCATTATTCCTGCGCTAGAAACAGCCCATGCGATCGCCTATCTGGAAACGCTGTGCCCCCAACTGACGGGCAACCCCCGGATTGTGATCAATTGCTCTGGGCGAGGTGACAAAGATGTACAGACTGTCGCTAAAATCCTCGATTTGACATAG